A stretch of Armatimonadota bacterium DNA encodes these proteins:
- a CDS encoding YetF domain-containing protein, with protein MWHLSFPCWQFIARAAVVYIAVIVLLRLGGKRQVGQMGVGELVAILLISNAVQNSMNGGDNSITGGVILASVIIALSIFMEYATFKSKRFENLIQGRPTLLIHHGKMIEHNLDKERLSPSELKTILRRQGIHDIHEVAEAILESDGYVSVTKYSDTNSTHD; from the coding sequence ATGTGGCATTTATCCTTTCCATGCTGGCAGTTTATTGCGCGCGCAGCGGTTGTCTATATTGCCGTAATTGTGTTGCTGCGCCTGGGAGGCAAGAGGCAGGTCGGGCAGATGGGTGTAGGCGAACTGGTCGCAATATTGCTGATCAGTAATGCCGTGCAAAACTCCATGAACGGCGGCGACAACTCCATCACAGGCGGGGTTATCCTGGCGAGTGTGATAATTGCCTTGAGTATCTTTATGGAATATGCGACGTTCAAGTCAAAGCGTTTTGAGAACCTGATCCAGGGACGCCCCACCCTGCTGATTCATCACGGCAAGATGATAGAGCACAACCTCGACAAAGAGAGGCTGAGCCCGAGTGAACTGAAAACAATACTCCGTCGCCAGGGTATTCATGATATACACGAAGTCGCCGAAGCAATCCTCGAAAGCGACGGCTATGTCAGCGTCACTAAATATTCAGATACAAACAGTACGCATGATTGA
- a CDS encoding AI-2E family transporter has product MPAKQTNENQDRPIESKQGSIGRYIVMFLAALGILLGLWLIVKLKPIVVLVVISIVFACGLAPAVAWLERLRMPRGRKMPRGLAIVLVYITALALFLTAAGLIAVPLVKESIKFSNHLPEYLDGVKTWLADMHQQYSYVPDYAGLVDKAKSQIDTAGNYVLSSAPAVFGFFGSVIAFLSVAVMTFYILLTRESIRDSFLSLFPPKRAGRVGATFSHMGLAMGGWLRGQITLAIIIGVSVSLAMWALRVPYAAVIGVVGAVGEVIPMVGPVAAAVPAIIISLFSPNWHWQLPAVIVFFFLLTQTENNFLAPKIMQKHVGLSPLMTIIALLSGATLLGIVGALLAIPIAAALQVLIKEIIVPAIRNSSNQK; this is encoded by the coding sequence ATGCCTGCTAAACAGACAAATGAGAATCAAGATCGGCCTATCGAGTCAAAACAAGGCTCGATAGGCCGGTATATAGTGATGTTTCTCGCCGCTCTGGGCATCTTGCTGGGGCTTTGGCTGATAGTAAAGCTCAAGCCGATAGTAGTGCTGGTGGTGATATCAATCGTCTTTGCGTGCGGCCTGGCACCGGCTGTTGCCTGGCTGGAGAGGCTGCGGATGCCGCGCGGTCGAAAGATGCCAAGGGGTCTGGCGATAGTGCTGGTATACATTACAGCGCTTGCGCTCTTTCTGACTGCAGCCGGGCTCATCGCCGTGCCTCTGGTAAAGGAAAGCATCAAGTTTTCCAATCACCTGCCGGAATATTTGGACGGTGTAAAGACATGGCTTGCCGATATGCATCAACAATACTCATACGTGCCGGATTATGCGGGATTGGTAGACAAAGCAAAGTCTCAGATAGACACCGCAGGAAATTATGTACTCAGCTCCGCCCCGGCAGTGTTCGGGTTCTTCGGAAGCGTGATCGCGTTTCTATCCGTAGCGGTGATGACTTTCTATATACTCCTTACGCGTGAGAGCATCCGCGACTCTTTCCTGTCGCTGTTTCCCCCAAAGCGCGCAGGCAGGGTCGGCGCCACTTTCAGCCATATGGGCCTGGCAATGGGCGGATGGCTGCGCGGGCAGATAACTCTGGCGATCATAATCGGCGTCTCGGTCTCGCTTGCCATGTGGGCTCTGCGTGTGCCTTACGCCGCCGTGATAGGTGTTGTCGGCGCAGTAGGCGAGGTCATACCTATGGTCGGGCCGGTCGCCGCTGCTGTGCCGGCCATTATAATATCGCTATTCAGCCCAAACTGGCATTGGCAGCTTCCGGCGGTTATAGTCTTCTTCTTTTTGTTGACCCAGACCGAGAACAATTTCCTCGCTCCCAAGATTATGCAAAAGCATGTCGGGCTCAGCCCTCTTATGACGATTATCGCGCTGCTATCAGGCGCAACCCTGCTCGGCATAGTAGGCGCGCTGCTTGCGATCCCAATCGCCGCGGCGCTGCAGGTACTGATAAAAGAAATAATCGTCCCGGCGATAAGAAACAGCTCCAACCAAAAATAG
- a CDS encoding GNAT family N-acetyltransferase, which translates to MVTIRLAGAEDIEQVAALRMAFLKEMNPSSPESETTLLSLTRQYITEKLPTGEFLVWFAEEDGKIVGTGGLIFSHRPPTANNTSILQAYILNMYTVPQHRGRGIATMLLQHIIEYVKTTPAQRIALQASEMGQHIYEKFGFKSSNRYMTLALQKPD; encoded by the coding sequence ATGGTCACTATTCGCCTTGCAGGGGCAGAAGATATAGAACAGGTTGCTGCTTTACGTATGGCTTTCCTAAAAGAAATGAACCCAAGTTCACCTGAGTCTGAAACTACGCTTCTGAGCTTGACTCGCCAATATATCACAGAAAAACTTCCGACGGGAGAATTCCTGGTCTGGTTTGCCGAGGAGGATGGGAAGATTGTCGGGACTGGAGGTCTGATTTTTTCACACAGACCACCGACAGCCAATAACACATCCATACTCCAAGCGTATATCCTCAATATGTATACGGTTCCTCAGCACCGCGGCAGAGGCATAGCGACAATGCTGCTTCAGCATATCATCGAATATGTGAAAACCACCCCCGCACAACGCATTGCTCTTCAAGCCTCAGAGATGGGCCAGCACATCTACGAAAAGTTTGGGTTCAAGTCTTCGAACAGATATATGACACTGGCGTTGCAGAAACCGGACTGA
- a CDS encoding M48 family metalloprotease translates to MRRYWFSGFMIMALLTVCVSASAFSIEDEIKLGEQASKEVEKEMPPSENQKWQQDIAEMGAKMAPLVERKQIKYRFMIIQAKDEINAFALPGGYVYFTERMWQIMTPDERGAILAHEMTHCDRRHGVDMMLKSRQRALWMLPVIIMGGGVLGNIAVWGNAAITQRYSRIMEREADEMGIKMAAKAGFNPSGAVTSMKKLLNIESNLNRYEVSAIFASHPDTQKRIDYLTAEAIALGAKKTDMQFKALDDPHRLGNIIRRMPEVNTIYARTTTPLNYGKSVSIKKMLWDDETQSLRPKTVATATVLTPGNHPILLLKVNKDDALAEIMEGDGVYPPD, encoded by the coding sequence TTGAGGCGTTATTGGTTCTCTGGGTTCATGATAATGGCTCTGCTGACGGTGTGTGTCAGCGCGTCGGCCTTCTCGATTGAGGATGAGATTAAGCTCGGGGAGCAGGCGTCAAAAGAGGTCGAAAAGGAGATGCCGCCCTCCGAAAACCAGAAGTGGCAGCAGGATATCGCCGAGATGGGCGCAAAGATGGCACCGCTCGTCGAGCGCAAGCAGATTAAATATCGCTTTATGATCATCCAGGCCAAGGACGAGATCAATGCATTTGCTCTGCCCGGCGGATATGTCTACTTCACCGAGCGAATGTGGCAGATTATGACCCCTGATGAACGCGGTGCCATACTCGCGCACGAAATGACACACTGCGACCGGCGCCATGGCGTAGATATGATGCTCAAGAGCCGGCAGCGCGCTTTATGGATGCTGCCGGTGATAATCATGGGGGGCGGTGTGCTCGGCAATATTGCGGTGTGGGGAAATGCAGCCATTACTCAGCGTTACTCGCGGATCATGGAGCGCGAGGCCGACGAGATGGGTATCAAGATGGCAGCCAAAGCCGGGTTCAATCCTTCCGGCGCGGTGACATCCATGAAAAAGCTCCTTAACATCGAAAGCAACCTGAACCGATACGAAGTCTCCGCAATTTTTGCCAGCCACCCGGACACCCAAAAGCGAATCGATTACTTGACTGCGGAGGCTATTGCGCTTGGAGCCAAAAAGACCGATATGCAGTTCAAGGCGCTTGACGACCCGCACAGGTTGGGCAATATCATACGCCGTATGCCTGAAGTCAATACCATATATGCGCGCACCACAACTCCACTCAACTACGGCAAATCCGTCAGCATAAAGAAGATGCTCTGGGACGATGAGACGCAGTCATTGAGGCCTAAGACAGTCGCCACAGCAACTGTCCTCACACCAGGCAACCACCCAATTCTACTTCTCAAAGTCAACAAAGACGATGCTCTTGCTGAGATAATGGAGGGTGATGGTGTGTATCCGCCGGACTGA
- a CDS encoding PQQ-binding-like beta-propeller repeat protein, whose translation MRGRAFLSILPFIAVLFICCRQTSAQLADSPWPCFRHDQFHSARSVYAGPSSATLAWTSQIGSTGLASPAVGDDRVYVVSSGMLVAISFGGEQLWSYNCGSTGASSPAIASDGTVYVASTDGYLYAISSSGSLVWKKSLQGASGCSPTIGTDGTIYVGSSAKKLFAFYANGTQKFCYTAGGVISSSAAVASDGTIYFGCEDGNLYALYSNGSLKWKFAALSSSVIKSSPAIGSDGRIYFGTMAGHMYALRPAGTQIWRFASSGAIVSSPAIASDGSIIFGSRDGALYSLSTSGSQQWKYYVASYIESSPAIDSVGTIYFGSSNGTIYALNESGSLIWSASVGTGVTSSPAIDDQGTLYVLSYNGILSAFGSDTTPPPAPAVTDDGIYSTLSSTLHASWSCDDPESGIKQYEYAIGTAPGGDDLVPFTDAGTATHITRADLALVNGADYYFSVRATNGAGLVGDIGTSDGIRVDYTPPIRPLVIDDGNWTSSSSQLHIVFGSGDAESGIDHYEYSIGTADGLSDVLGWTRSGAAREQTITGLILSHGVAYYASVRAYNRAGLMSEGYSNGIKPDLTKPVIDSITTSATSTQIKAAINASDPESGVSLTQYVLLTSPDVPASPDWQSAVSGQEVVINGSFNWNTTYYIAARTKNGVGVWSNIEVSEAIKVDDTPPSTPVVTDDGAYSTNTTSLNAGWSSQDAETGIKEYAYCVGTSAGMDDTIAWRATTHNSISLTGLALVNGYTYYFTVRATNGAGLVSTNGSSDGITIDTTAPSTPIVTDDGDFTYSPDSLRASWTSADGESGLAEYLFCIGTSPGSADISGWTSSGAQPWAAVSGLTLQENVKYYFTVKAKNNAGLTSEMGCSDGIEYKPGVTVWPKYRCDSANTGCSVVSASLTGTMRWYYQTQGYVESSAAIAGDGTVYVGSSDGMLYAFNSSGGLRWTYKTGGSIDSSPAIDSYGNIYIGSYDGYLYCVSSTGVLRWKYQAGGMIWSSPNLASDGSIIFGCEDGRIYAVKADGTIKWKFLSGGAVWSSPAIGADGSIYFGCGDGKVYALTSGGSLKWTYRTGSAIDSSPAIDENGVIYIGSGDSTFYAIDSNGTKKWSKYIGLIPDSSAAIDSDGNVYFGAGVVGGTGAFYALNSNGETLWHMNLPGAVKSSPAIAQDGTIYFGCADGTMYAVAPNGTLIWKHKVSQSILSSPALGPDGSVIAGSDNGCIYCFRDTASGDTTTPTTPIITIDKQILTPGQTLNCSWSASDPESGIQYYSYAVGTQPDYSDIIAWKAAGRSVSAEISMQSIEAGIIYYVSVKATNWASLTSGAGSSEPFTIILDSAENSIGQAKQVADGSIQLKGKVVSAVFDDCVYVEELGRTSGIRCALSGCSLEPGALADVSGVMDARYGERVIDLAVLKDTKLRCELKPFYMRSSFITRPGLDPVGLLVKVCGRVTASGDGYIVISDGSESMSERGTAGIEIRTDEDTSQFKTGDYVIATGIACRELVGSTTATVLRATSISPVTK comes from the coding sequence ATGCGCGGCAGAGCTTTTCTTTCAATATTACCATTTATTGCAGTGCTTTTCATTTGTTGCAGACAGACGAGTGCACAGTTGGCCGACTCGCCATGGCCCTGTTTCAGACATGACCAGTTCCACAGTGCAAGAAGCGTATATGCAGGTCCGTCAAGCGCGACACTTGCGTGGACAAGCCAAATCGGCAGCACAGGCCTCGCTTCGCCTGCCGTGGGCGACGACCGGGTCTATGTCGTCTCCAGTGGGATGCTGGTCGCAATCAGCTTCGGCGGAGAACAGCTCTGGTCATATAACTGCGGCAGCACGGGCGCCTCTTCGCCTGCTATAGCCTCGGACGGCACGGTTTATGTGGCTTCCACAGACGGCTACCTTTATGCCATCTCGTCAAGTGGCTCACTTGTCTGGAAAAAGAGCCTGCAGGGCGCATCCGGCTGCTCACCGACTATCGGCACGGACGGCACGATCTACGTGGGCAGCAGTGCAAAGAAACTATTTGCATTTTATGCCAACGGAACTCAAAAGTTCTGCTATACGGCCGGCGGGGTCATTTCGTCATCAGCCGCGGTGGCATCCGACGGCACGATCTATTTCGGCTGCGAAGACGGCAATCTCTATGCTCTGTATTCCAACGGATCACTCAAGTGGAAGTTTGCAGCACTTTCGTCTTCTGTTATAAAAAGTTCGCCCGCTATCGGCTCCGATGGAAGAATATACTTCGGCACTATGGCCGGACACATGTATGCGCTCCGCCCGGCAGGCACACAAATTTGGAGGTTTGCCTCTTCCGGCGCGATAGTATCATCACCTGCAATCGCCTCCGATGGTTCTATTATCTTCGGCAGCAGGGATGGAGCGCTTTATAGCTTGAGCACAAGTGGCTCTCAACAATGGAAATATTATGTCGCCAGCTATATAGAATCGTCTCCTGCAATAGATTCAGTGGGTACGATATATTTCGGTTCGAGTAATGGGACCATATACGCCTTGAACGAATCCGGATCGCTGATCTGGTCGGCATCCGTGGGCACCGGTGTTACCTCATCGCCTGCCATCGACGATCAGGGCACACTCTATGTTCTCAGCTACAATGGCATCTTGAGCGCGTTTGGAAGCGATACCACGCCTCCGCCTGCCCCCGCCGTGACCGATGATGGCATATATTCGACTCTGTCTAGCACGCTGCATGCATCCTGGTCGTGTGATGACCCCGAGTCCGGCATAAAACAATACGAATATGCCATTGGAACTGCTCCGGGTGGAGATGACCTTGTTCCGTTTACCGATGCAGGCACGGCAACCCATATAACACGGGCAGACCTGGCTCTGGTAAACGGCGCTGACTACTACTTCAGTGTCCGCGCGACAAACGGAGCAGGCCTTGTTGGAGATATCGGCACATCGGACGGGATCAGGGTCGACTATACGCCTCCAATCAGACCGTTGGTTATTGATGACGGCAACTGGACAAGCTCTTCCAGCCAACTGCATATCGTCTTCGGCTCAGGCGACGCCGAATCGGGAATAGACCATTATGAATATTCCATCGGAACCGCGGACGGCCTCAGTGATGTGCTCGGATGGACAAGATCAGGCGCCGCCAGGGAGCAGACCATAACCGGTCTTATTCTATCCCATGGAGTTGCATATTACGCCAGTGTTCGAGCATACAACCGTGCCGGGCTGATGAGCGAAGGCTATTCAAACGGCATCAAGCCTGACCTGACCAAGCCTGTCATAGACTCTATCACGACGAGCGCGACCTCAACACAGATCAAAGCGGCTATAAACGCATCCGATCCGGAGTCCGGCGTTTCGTTGACGCAGTATGTGCTGCTGACCTCGCCTGATGTACCCGCTTCACCTGACTGGCAGTCGGCAGTGTCGGGTCAAGAGGTTGTGATCAACGGCTCATTTAACTGGAACACGACTTACTATATAGCCGCACGCACAAAAAACGGCGTTGGAGTCTGGAGTAACATCGAGGTCAGTGAGGCGATAAAAGTGGACGACACGCCGCCTTCGACACCTGTCGTGACGGATGACGGCGCATACTCAACCAACACAACGAGCCTGAATGCAGGCTGGAGTTCGCAGGATGCGGAGACCGGGATTAAAGAATATGCCTACTGCGTGGGCACATCAGCTGGTATGGACGATACAATTGCCTGGAGGGCTACAACGCATAATTCCATATCCCTTACCGGTCTTGCTTTGGTAAACGGCTACACGTACTACTTTACCGTTCGAGCGACTAATGGCGCTGGACTGGTAAGCACGAACGGCTCTTCCGACGGAATCACAATAGATACGACCGCGCCTTCGACACCGATTGTCACTGACGACGGCGACTTCACATATTCTCCCGACAGCCTGCGCGCAAGCTGGACATCCGCAGATGGTGAGTCCGGTCTGGCAGAATATCTCTTCTGCATAGGAACTTCCCCCGGCTCGGCTGATATATCAGGCTGGACGTCGAGCGGCGCGCAGCCCTGGGCTGCAGTCTCAGGCCTGACCCTGCAGGAAAACGTAAAATACTATTTCACCGTCAAGGCAAAAAACAATGCCGGGCTTACCAGCGAGATGGGCTGCAGCGATGGAATCGAATATAAGCCCGGGGTTACCGTATGGCCAAAATATCGCTGTGACTCGGCAAACACGGGCTGCTCAGTCGTCTCTGCAAGCCTCACCGGCACCATGCGCTGGTATTATCAGACACAGGGATATGTTGAGTCATCCGCTGCAATAGCAGGTGACGGGACGGTATATGTCGGCTCCAGCGACGGCATGCTGTATGCTTTTAATTCATCAGGAGGTCTGCGCTGGACGTACAAAACCGGCGGCAGTATAGACTCGTCACCTGCCATCGACTCTTACGGCAATATCTATATAGGCTCATATGACGGTTATCTATATTGCGTCAGCTCAACCGGCGTGTTGAGATGGAAATATCAGGCCGGCGGTATGATCTGGTCCTCACCCAATCTTGCTTCTGACGGTTCAATCATATTCGGCTGTGAGGATGGCCGTATATATGCAGTCAAAGCCGACGGCACCATCAAGTGGAAATTTCTCTCGGGCGGCGCGGTATGGTCTTCACCCGCCATTGGCGCGGACGGCTCAATCTACTTCGGATGTGGAGACGGAAAGGTCTATGCGCTGACTTCCGGCGGCTCATTGAAGTGGACATATCGGACCGGAAGCGCTATCGACTCATCACCGGCAATAGATGAAAACGGAGTGATCTACATAGGATCAGGAGACTCTACTTTCTACGCGATCGACTCAAACGGCACAAAGAAGTGGAGCAAATATATCGGCCTGATCCCAGACTCTTCGGCAGCCATAGACTCCGACGGCAATGTCTATTTCGGAGCCGGCGTCGTCGGCGGCACAGGAGCGTTTTATGCTCTAAACTCCAATGGCGAGACTCTATGGCACATGAACCTGCCGGGCGCGGTCAAGTCATCGCCCGCGATTGCTCAAGACGGCACCATCTACTTCGGCTGCGCGGATGGAACGATGTATGCGGTTGCCCCGAATGGCACGCTGATTTGGAAGCATAAAGTCTCGCAGTCGATCTTATCGTCACCGGCGCTCGGACCGGACGGCTCCGTCATTGCAGGCTCGGATAATGGCTGCATTTACTGTTTCAGAGATACTGCATCTGGTGACACTACCACTCCAACAACACCCATCATCACAATAGACAAACAAATATTGACCCCAGGGCAGACACTCAACTGCTCATGGTCGGCTTCCGACCCTGAGTCGGGCATACAATACTACTCCTATGCCGTTGGGACTCAACCCGACTACAGCGACATTATCGCCTGGAAAGCCGCAGGCAGATCCGTCTCTGCTGAGATTTCTATGCAGTCTATCGAAGCTGGGATTATATATTACGTTTCAGTAAAAGCAACCAACTGGGCCTCACTTACAAGCGGCGCGGGGTCTTCAGAACCGTTTACTATTATTCTTGACTCTGCGGAAAACTCTATCGGCCAGGCCAAGCAGGTTGCGGACGGCAGCATTCAGTTAAAGGGCAAAGTCGTCTCGGCGGTATTTGACGACTGTGTATACGTCGAGGAATTAGGCAGGACATCCGGGATCAGATGCGCACTCAGCGGCTGCAGCCTTGAGCCGGGCGCACTGGCTGATGTGTCAGGAGTGATGGACGCTCGCTATGGCGAGAGGGTGATCGATTTGGCTGTGCTCAAGGACACAAAACTGCGCTGTGAACTCAAGCCGTTTTATATGCGCAGCAGCTTCATAACTCGGCCTGGCCTTGACCCAGTCGGGCTACTGGTCAAAGTATGCGGTAGAGTTACTGCCTCGGGTGATGGATATATCGTGATATCCGACGGCTCGGAATCCATGTCTGAGCGCGGCACTGCAGGTATAGAAATTCGAACGGATGAAGACACCAGCCAGTTCAAGACCGGAGACTACGTGATCGCCACCGGCATAGCCTGCCGCGAGCTTGTGGGTTCCACTACAGCCACCGTACTCAGAGCTACATCCATCTCGCCGGTCACTAAATAG
- a CDS encoding M48 family metalloprotease, with product MCAFIITCCVLFASTAFATTTLQDEIDLGKKLDVEILKEYEQVKDEAALKEINEYGQQLVKGSSINRPQIKYHFRILKQDDLNAFSTPGGYVYFASHLWDVLRPDERKGVLAHEIVHIDRRHAIDAASKANRQSWYLGAFLTVIGANRSVSDFVNMWHSFAVLNYSRGDEKQADEIGVQLLHEAGYNPAGLLLSMRKINRFQTEAGGEGSVYFSNHPLTKDRLAYLTADLEKMGVPVPPEDVKEIPNPNKIGTVAYVSDMNVRFGSSKKLQTGDIVWLMGQGWDYRYENHIAVPVARGVVTSAGSAYSAQIALMSGVKADKITVGTDVCALPAPEAAGGIASLEKGKVISKSQIEKFDRFIALQQVWNNESDKLVNDNAGYVVITDPKSPTGYVAATRSEYSYAPVATGSVLVKLNDPDEKRWAGIIISMGRSGQTIEVLPDRALDSKKTYEVTTPAWNSKVKYEDRIIGTAILAASKGKIVMKMSMFLPGKSMTDIQNGFDVYEEKPSR from the coding sequence TTGTGTGCGTTTATTATCACATGCTGCGTGCTTTTTGCGTCCACGGCTTTTGCGACGACTACACTCCAGGATGAGATAGACCTCGGTAAGAAGCTGGATGTCGAGATCCTCAAGGAATACGAGCAGGTCAAGGATGAAGCAGCACTCAAGGAGATCAACGAATACGGCCAGCAGTTGGTCAAAGGCAGCAGTATCAACAGACCTCAGATCAAATACCATTTCAGGATATTAAAGCAGGACGATCTGAACGCGTTTTCCACACCAGGCGGATATGTATATTTCGCCAGTCATCTTTGGGATGTGCTCAGGCCGGATGAGCGCAAGGGTGTCCTCGCACATGAGATAGTCCACATAGACAGGCGTCACGCAATAGATGCCGCATCAAAAGCCAACCGCCAATCTTGGTATCTGGGAGCGTTCTTGACTGTGATCGGCGCTAATCGCAGCGTGAGTGATTTCGTAAATATGTGGCATAGCTTTGCAGTCCTCAACTATTCGCGTGGTGATGAAAAGCAGGCCGATGAGATAGGTGTTCAACTGCTCCACGAAGCCGGCTATAACCCTGCGGGGCTGCTTTTGTCCATGCGCAAGATAAACAGGTTTCAGACAGAAGCGGGCGGCGAGGGGTCGGTATATTTCAGTAATCACCCGCTGACTAAGGACAGACTCGCATACCTCACCGCCGATCTTGAAAAGATGGGAGTGCCGGTGCCGCCTGAGGACGTCAAAGAGATACCCAACCCGAACAAGATCGGCACTGTGGCATATGTATCCGATATGAATGTACGATTCGGATCATCAAAAAAACTGCAAACGGGAGACATAGTGTGGCTGATGGGTCAGGGTTGGGACTATCGTTACGAAAACCATATTGCGGTGCCGGTCGCCAGGGGTGTGGTCACGTCTGCCGGGAGCGCATACTCCGCGCAGATAGCGCTGATGTCCGGAGTCAAAGCCGACAAGATCACAGTCGGAACAGACGTGTGCGCTCTTCCTGCGCCGGAAGCAGCCGGCGGAATAGCGAGCCTGGAGAAAGGGAAAGTAATATCAAAGTCGCAGATTGAGAAGTTTGACAGATTCATTGCGCTCCAGCAGGTGTGGAACAATGAGTCGGACAAGTTGGTTAACGACAACGCAGGCTATGTGGTTATCACCGACCCCAAAAGCCCAACGGGGTATGTAGCAGCTACACGCTCCGAGTATTCTTATGCGCCGGTCGCGACAGGCTCGGTGCTTGTTAAGTTGAATGATCCTGATGAGAAGCGCTGGGCCGGGATTATAATCTCGATGGGCAGGAGCGGTCAAACGATCGAAGTATTGCCCGACCGGGCTTTGGACTCGAAGAAAACGTATGAAGTAACGACTCCGGCATGGAACTCGAAAGTCAAATATGAGGACCGGATCATTGGAACTGCAATACTTGCAGCATCCAAGGGGAAGATCGTGATGAAGATGAGCATGTTTTTGCCCGGCAAAAGCATGACCGATATTCAAAATGGCTTCGACGTGTATGAAGAGAAGCCCTCCAGGTAG